A genomic region of Rickettsiales bacterium contains the following coding sequences:
- the hisB gene encoding imidazoleglycerol-phosphate dehydratase HisB: MRTATVERNTSETQIKVTVNLDGTGKYSVSTGVGFLDHMMEQLSRHSLIDITLEAKGDLHIDYHHITEDVGIAIGKAVTNALGERRGIVRYGSSLIPMDETLTRVALDISGRPYFIWKVNFTKPKLGDMDTELFREWFQAFAFNAGLTLHVENLYGENNHHIVESCFKALARALRDAIEIDARKSGDIPSTKGVL, encoded by the coding sequence ATGAGAACCGCAACCGTCGAACGCAACACCAGCGAAACCCAGATCAAAGTCACCGTCAATTTGGACGGCACAGGCAAATATTCCGTTTCTACGGGCGTCGGCTTCCTTGACCATATGATGGAACAGCTCTCACGCCACAGCCTGATCGACATCACGCTCGAGGCCAAAGGCGACCTGCATATCGACTACCACCACATAACCGAGGATGTCGGCATCGCGATCGGTAAGGCTGTGACTAATGCGCTGGGAGAGCGCCGCGGGATTGTACGCTACGGTTCCTCGCTGATCCCGATGGATGAAACACTGACGCGCGTTGCTCTGGATATTTCCGGCAGGCCCTATTTCATCTGGAAAGTAAATTTCACCAAGCCTAAACTCGGAGATATGGATACAGAACTGTTCCGCGAATGGTTCCAGGCATTTGCATTCAATGCCGGCCTTACGCTGCATGTCGAGAATCTGTACGGCGAGAACAACCACCATATCGTGGAATCCTGCTTCAAGGCACTGGCACGCGCACTGCGTGATGCGATTGAGATCGACGCACGCAAGAGCGGCGACATCCCTTCAACTAAGGGTGTTCTATAA